From the genome of Lotus japonicus ecotype B-129 chromosome 6, LjGifu_v1.2, one region includes:
- the LOC130722814 gene encoding extensin-2-like — protein sequence MTGRARNPVRGRLWPQMTMALAIVFISTTVVSAAADGYIYSSPPPPPYEYKSPPPPSPSPPPSYIYKSPPPPPPIEHKDPPYQYKSPPPPSPSPPPPYIYKSPPPIEHKDPPYQYKSPPPPSPSRPPPYEYKSPPPPSPSPPPPYLYKSPPPPSSPPPPYYYKSPPPPSPSPPPPYYYKSPPPPSPSPPPPYYYKSPPPPSPSPPPPYYYKSPPPPYEHKSPSYYYKSPPPPSPSPPPPYYYKSPPPPSPSPPQPYYYKSPPPPSPSPPPHYYYKSPPPPSPVPHPPYYYRSPPPPKHQPSPYYYNSPPPPVVYPHPHPNHHPLIVKVVGKVYSYRCYDWEYPEKSHNKKHLKGAIVEVKCKAGKNIIKAYGKTKSNGKYSITVKDFDYVKYGPTVCKAVLYAPPKHSPFDLPTKLNKGTNLKLKSNNKYEVVLKAKPFAYASKKHFKECEKSKPSPTPYYYKSPPPPPLHYYSPPYYYKSPPPPVKSSSPPYYYKSPPPPSPVSKLPYYYKSPPPPSPSSPPPYYYKSPPPPKEISHPPYYYKSPPPPSPSPPPPYHYKSPPPPKEISHPPYYYKSPPPPSPSPPPPYYYKSPPPPKEISHPPYYYKSPPPPSPSPPSPYYYKSPPPPKETSHLPYYYKSPPPPSPSPPPPYYYKSPSPPPPYYYKSPPPPKEISHPPYNYKSPPPPSPSPPPPYYYKSPPPPSPSPPPPYYYKSPPPPSPYPPPPYYYKSPPPPSPSPPPPYYYKSPPPPSPSPPPPYYYKSPPPPSHISHPPYYYRSPPPPSPSPPPPYHYISPPPPSPSPPPPYIYKSPPPPTKSPPPPVYIYASPPPPVYN from the exons ATGACTGGTAGGGCCAGAAACCCCGTTAGGGGTCGCCTCTGGCCACAAATGACTATGGCATTGGCCATTGTTTTCATCTCTACAACTGTGGTTTCTGCTGCTGCTGATGGTTATATTTACTCTTCCCCTCCGCCACCACCTTATGAGTAcaaatcaccaccacctccttcaCCATCACCTCCACCCTCATACATTTATAAGtctccaccacctccaccaccaatTGAGCATAAAGATCCACCTTACCAATACAAGTCACCTCCACCTCCTTCACCATCACCTCCACCTCCGTACATTTATAAGTCTCCACCACCAATTGAGCATAAAGATCCACCTTACCAATACAAGTCACCTCCACCTCCTTCACCATCACGCCCACCTCCCTATGAGTAtaaatcaccaccaccaccttccccATCACCTCCACCTCCTTACTTGTACAAGTCCCCTCCACCGCCCTCTTCACCTCCACCTCCTTACTACTACAaatctcctccaccaccctctcCCTCACCTCCACCTCCTTACTATTACAAATCTCCCCCACCTCCCTCACCCTCCCCTCCCCCACCTTACTATTACAAGTCTCCACCACCGCCTTCACcatctcctccaccaccctattACTACAAGTCTCCTCCACCTCCATATGAACACAAGTCTCCATCATACTACTACAAGTCTCCTCCGCCACCCTCTCCTTCACCTCCACCTCCTTACTACTACAAATCTCCTCCACCTCCATCACCCTCCCCTCCCCAACCTTACTACTACAagtctccaccaccaccttcaccaTCTCCTCCACCACACTACTACTACAAGTcccctcctcctccatcacctgtACCCCATCCACCATACTATTACAGGTCTCCACCACCACCCAAGCACCAACCATCACCATACTACTATaattctcctcctccaccagtTGTGTATCCTCACCCACATCCCAACCACCACCCATTGATTGTGAAGGTTGTTGGTAAAGTCTACAGCTACAGGTGCTATGACTGGGAGTATCCTGAAAAGTCTCATAACAAGAAACACCTCAAAG GTGCCATTGTGGAGGTGAAATGCAAAGCAGGGAAGAATATCATCAAAGCCTATGGTAAAACAAAGAGCAATGGCAAGTACAGCATCACAGTTAAGGACTTTGACTATGTAAAATATGGCCCGACAGTGTGCAAGGCTGTGCTTTATGCTCCACCTAAACACTCACCCTTCGACCTACCTACTAAACTGAATAAGGGAACCAACTTGAAGCTGAAATCCAATAACAAGTATGAGGTTGTGCTCAAGGCAAAGCCATTTGCTTATGCATCAAAGAAGCACTTTAAAGAATGTGAAAAGTCCAAACCTTCCCCAACTCCTTACTACTAtaagtcaccaccaccaccaccactccacTATTATTCTCCTCCATATTACTATAAGTCACCTCCTCCTCCCGTCAAATCATCATCACCTCCTTATTATTACAAGTCtccacctccaccatcaccgGTATCTAAACTACCATATTATTATAAGTCACCACCCCCACCATCACCATCCTCTCCTCCACCTTACTATTACAAATCCCCCCCTCCACCTAAAGAAATATCACACCCACCATACTACTATAAGTCACCACCCCCACCATCACCATCCCCACCTCCACCTTACCATTACAAATCCCCCCCTCCACCTAAGGAAATATCACACCCTCCATACTACTATAAATCACCACCCCCACCATCACCATCCCCTCCTCCACCTTACTATTATAAATCCCCCCCTCCACCAAAAGAAATCTCACACCCTCCATACTACTATAAATCACCACCCCCACCATCACCATCCCCTCCTTCACCTTACTATTATAAATCCCCCCCTCCACCTAAAGAAACATCACACCTTCCATACTACTATAAGTCACCACCCCCACCATCACCATCCCCTCCTCCACCATATTATTATAAGTCACCATCTCCACCCCCACCTTACTATTAtaaatctcctcctccacccaaaGAAATCTCACACCCTCCATACAACTATAAGTCACCACCCCCACCATCACCATCTCCTCCCCCTCCATACTATTATAAATCTCCCCCACCACCATCCCCATCACCTCCGCCTCCATACTACTACAAGAGTCCCCCTCCACCATCTCCCTATCCTCCTCCCCCCTACTACTACAAATCtccacctccaccatcaccatctccaccaccaccctactaCTACAAATCACCTCCACCGCCATCCCCATCACCTCCACCTCCATACTATTACAAGAGTCCTCCTCCACCATCCCATATTTCTCATCCTCCGTACTACTACAGGTCCCCTCCGCCACCATCGCCATCTCCTCCACCTCCTTACCACTATATAagcccaccaccaccatcaccatctcCCCCTCCCCCATACATTTACAAATCACCTCCCCCACCAACGAAGTCTCCTCCACCACCAGTTTACATCTATgcttctccaccaccaccagtgTACAATTAA